From the Ruania alkalisoli genome, one window contains:
- a CDS encoding MarC family protein — translation MSAVIDGTLFATTFLTLFVIMDPPGTVPVFLALTSTMTAKQRAKAALQAVSVAFGVIVVFMLFGQHLLNFLHISVPALQASGGLLLLLVAMDLLTGKTEEPTPSGKVNVALVPLGTPLLAGPGAIVAAMLAVQGSEGSAAEWAAIVAAIVAVHLCLFLAMRFAGIIHRVLGEGGTILVTRIAGLLLAAIAVQLIADAVRAFVLAG, via the coding sequence GTGAGCGCAGTGATCGACGGGACCTTGTTCGCCACCACGTTCCTGACGTTGTTCGTGATCATGGACCCGCCCGGGACGGTGCCGGTCTTTCTGGCGTTGACATCCACTATGACCGCCAAACAGCGCGCGAAGGCGGCGCTTCAGGCGGTGAGCGTGGCGTTCGGGGTGATCGTGGTGTTCATGCTGTTCGGCCAGCACCTGCTGAACTTCCTGCACATCTCGGTGCCGGCGCTGCAGGCCTCAGGCGGTTTGTTGCTACTCCTGGTGGCGATGGACCTGCTTACCGGTAAGACCGAGGAACCGACGCCGTCGGGAAAGGTGAACGTGGCACTGGTTCCGCTGGGGACGCCGTTGCTGGCCGGCCCGGGTGCGATCGTCGCCGCGATGCTCGCGGTCCAGGGGTCCGAGGGCAGTGCGGCTGAGTGGGCCGCGATCGTGGCCGCGATCGTGGCCGTGCACCTCTGCCTGTTCCTGGCCATGCGGTTCGCCGGCATCATCCACCGGGTGCTGGGTGAGGGAGGCACCATCTTGGTGACGAGGATCGCGGGCCTGCTGCTGGCGGCCATCGCGGTGCAACTCATCGCCGATGCGGTGCGGGCGTTCGTGCTGGCGGGCTGA
- a CDS encoding DEAD/DEAH box helicase, giving the protein MTDNIQTDEAVENLDALVSETVEAGEIADPHAEVAKTFADFGVRDDIAGALSDVGITHPFPIQALTLPVALQGRDIIGQAKTGTGKTLGFGVPLLQAVIAPGEDGWDDLRDAGKPQALVIVPTRELAVQVAGDLTTASRRRKVRVLQVYGGRAYEPQIEALVKGVEVVVGTPGRMIDLLKQRHLDLGKVRTVVLDEADEMLDLGFLPDVETLLASTPATRHTMLFSATMPGPVIAMARRYMTRPTHIHAHDPGDEGATLKTTRQLAYRAHAMDKVEMLARILQAEGRGLTIVFARTKRTCAKVADDLNDRGFAAAAIHGDLGQGAREQALRAFRNGKVDVLVATDVAARGIDIDDVTHVVNYQCPDDDKTYVHRIGRTGRAGNTGTAITFVDWDDMPKWNLIDRTLELGLGEPPETYSSSGHLYADLSIPEGTKGRLPRAARTRAGLGAETVEDLGETGKGGGKGRGRGHGRSDEGRGGRGAGRSEGRGRGGDGQRSGESRRHAGNSGENTGGEGQQRRRRRRTRGGRPTE; this is encoded by the coding sequence GTGACTGACAACATCCAGACCGACGAGGCTGTCGAGAATCTCGACGCCCTCGTCAGCGAGACCGTCGAGGCCGGCGAGATCGCCGACCCGCACGCCGAGGTCGCCAAGACGTTCGCCGATTTCGGTGTCCGTGACGACATCGCCGGCGCGCTCAGCGACGTCGGTATCACCCACCCATTCCCCATCCAGGCGCTCACCCTGCCCGTGGCACTGCAGGGCCGGGACATCATCGGCCAGGCCAAGACCGGCACCGGCAAGACCCTGGGCTTCGGCGTACCGCTGCTCCAGGCAGTCATCGCGCCAGGTGAGGACGGCTGGGACGATCTGCGTGATGCGGGCAAACCGCAGGCGCTGGTCATCGTCCCCACCCGCGAGCTCGCGGTGCAGGTGGCCGGTGACCTGACCACAGCCTCGCGGCGCCGCAAGGTCCGCGTGCTCCAGGTCTACGGAGGCCGCGCCTACGAACCGCAGATCGAGGCACTCGTGAAGGGCGTCGAGGTCGTCGTCGGAACTCCGGGCCGCATGATCGACCTGCTCAAGCAGCGACACCTCGACCTCGGCAAGGTGCGCACCGTGGTGCTCGACGAGGCCGACGAGATGCTCGACCTCGGCTTCCTGCCGGATGTGGAGACGCTCCTCGCCTCCACCCCGGCCACGCGGCACACGATGCTCTTCTCGGCCACCATGCCGGGCCCGGTCATCGCGATGGCCCGCCGGTACATGACGCGGCCCACGCACATCCACGCCCACGACCCGGGTGACGAGGGTGCCACCCTCAAGACCACCCGCCAGCTTGCCTACCGTGCCCACGCGATGGACAAGGTTGAGATGCTCGCCCGGATCCTGCAGGCCGAGGGCCGGGGGCTGACGATCGTGTTCGCCCGCACCAAGCGCACCTGTGCGAAGGTGGCGGACGACCTCAACGACCGCGGGTTCGCCGCGGCGGCGATCCACGGCGACCTGGGCCAGGGGGCACGGGAACAAGCATTGCGTGCCTTCCGCAACGGCAAGGTCGACGTGCTGGTGGCGACCGACGTCGCTGCCCGCGGTATCGACATCGACGACGTCACGCACGTGGTGAACTACCAGTGCCCCGACGACGACAAGACCTACGTGCACCGCATCGGGCGCACCGGTCGTGCCGGCAACACCGGGACCGCGATCACCTTCGTGGACTGGGACGACATGCCCAAGTGGAACCTCATCGACCGCACCCTGGAGCTGGGGCTCGGCGAGCCGCCGGAGACGTACTCCTCCTCCGGCCACCTGTACGCCGATCTCAGCATTCCTGAGGGAACCAAGGGGCGGCTGCCGCGAGCGGCACGCACCCGCGCCGGGCTCGGAGCCGAAACGGTCGAGGATCTCGGCGAGACCGGCAAGGGCGGTGGCAAGGGTCGCGGGCGTGGCCACGGACGCTCCGATGAGGGCCGCGGCGGCCGGGGCGCAGGACGTAGCGAAGGCCGTGGCCGTGGTGGTGACGGACAGCGTTCGGGTGAGAGCCGCCGTCACGCGGGAAACAGCGGTGAGAACACCGGGGGTGAGGGGCAGCAGCGGCGCCGGCGCCGCCGCACTCGCGGAGGCCGCCCCACCGAATAG
- a CDS encoding PHP domain-containing protein, which translates to MRIDLHTHSRVSDGTSAPADLLAEAATAGLDVVALTDHDTTAGWDEAAAAVPETGVGLLRGAEISCTAGGISVHLLSYLHDPGDAPLAAELERSRTSRDGRARAIVDRLTDDFDISWEDVAAQAADGATLGRPHIADALVAAGVVPDRSAAFASILAPSSRYYVRYHAPDAVEAVRMVRAAGGVPVFAHPRASVRGRIVADDVVREMADAGLAGLEVDHRDHTGADRARLRALAGELGLFVTGASDYHGVGKPNRLGEETSSEAVLDAIAAAGSLGVLFP; encoded by the coding sequence GTGCGCATCGATCTCCACACGCATTCGCGCGTGTCCGACGGAACCTCCGCGCCCGCCGATCTGCTGGCTGAGGCCGCGACCGCCGGGCTCGACGTGGTGGCCCTGACCGACCACGACACCACCGCCGGGTGGGATGAGGCGGCGGCCGCGGTGCCGGAGACGGGAGTGGGGCTGCTGCGCGGTGCCGAGATCTCCTGTACGGCAGGAGGAATCAGCGTGCACCTGCTCAGCTATCTGCACGACCCCGGCGACGCTCCCCTCGCCGCCGAGCTCGAACGTTCGCGTACGTCCCGGGACGGCAGGGCCCGGGCCATCGTGGACCGGCTCACCGACGACTTCGACATTTCGTGGGAGGACGTCGCCGCCCAGGCGGCTGACGGGGCCACTCTCGGCCGCCCGCACATCGCCGACGCGCTCGTGGCAGCCGGTGTGGTGCCGGACCGGTCGGCCGCCTTCGCCTCGATCCTGGCGCCGTCGAGTCGCTACTACGTGCGCTACCACGCCCCGGACGCCGTCGAGGCGGTCCGGATGGTGCGGGCAGCGGGTGGAGTGCCGGTGTTCGCGCACCCGCGAGCGAGTGTGCGGGGGCGGATCGTCGCCGACGACGTCGTGCGTGAGATGGCGGATGCGGGGCTGGCCGGCCTGGAGGTCGACCACCGCGACCACACCGGTGCCGACCGGGCCCGGTTGCGGGCGCTCGCCGGTGAGCTGGGACTGTTCGTCACCGGGGCGAGCGACTACCACGGAGTCGGCAAGCCGAACCGCCTGGGGGAGGAGACGTCGTCGGAAGCCGTGCTTGATGCGATTGCGGCCGCTGGATCGCTGGGGGTGCTGTTCCCGTGA
- a CDS encoding aminopeptidase P family protein → MVSSEDVTTPTEPSGRDEQGSTGQQLADRGSNRSQRPSSDAFRAFIASDWAPRRRDSPSRAGVADHAQGRRERLSDLFPGDRLVLPAGPLKVRSNDTDYRFRPHSAFAHLTGLGTDEEPDAVLVLHPELGGGHEAVLYFRPLAARDTEEFYADARYGEFWVGARPTLEELEARTGIRCAHIDELGDALAKDAGQVRLRVVPEADEAVTALVESVRAATGQETGAEVVEARAAEDAALAEALSELRLVKDEWEVNELRLAVNATIEGFADIVRALPRATGHRRGERVIEGAFGARAREEGNGTGYDTIAAAGDHATTLHWIRNDGPVRSGELVLVDAGVEVDSLYTADVTRTLPVDGTFTDVQRRIYQAVLDAADAAFAAAKPGLKFRDVHTAAVTVLAHRLAEWGLLPVSAEEALTPDGQQHRRWMPHGTSHHLGLDVHDCAQARREMYLDAELVPGMVFTIEPGLYFKADDEAVPPENRGIGVRIEDDVLVTATGVENLSAALPRRSDEVEAWMASLRS, encoded by the coding sequence ATGGTCTCTTCCGAGGACGTCACCACGCCCACCGAACCGAGCGGGCGCGACGAGCAGGGCAGCACCGGGCAACAGCTCGCCGATCGAGGCTCGAACCGATCCCAGCGCCCGAGCTCGGACGCTTTCCGCGCCTTCATCGCCTCCGACTGGGCACCCCGTCGCCGCGACTCGCCCTCCCGGGCTGGTGTCGCCGACCATGCCCAGGGCCGCCGGGAACGGCTCAGCGACCTCTTCCCCGGTGACCGGCTGGTGCTCCCAGCCGGGCCGCTGAAGGTCCGCTCGAATGACACCGACTACCGGTTCCGCCCCCACTCGGCCTTCGCGCACCTGACCGGTCTGGGCACGGACGAAGAACCGGACGCCGTCCTCGTCCTGCACCCGGAGCTAGGCGGCGGCCACGAGGCCGTCCTGTACTTCCGCCCGCTCGCGGCCCGTGACACCGAGGAGTTCTACGCTGACGCCCGCTACGGGGAGTTCTGGGTCGGTGCCCGGCCGACGCTGGAGGAGCTGGAAGCTCGGACTGGCATACGCTGCGCACACATCGACGAGCTCGGCGACGCTCTCGCCAAGGACGCCGGTCAGGTCCGCCTGCGGGTGGTCCCGGAGGCGGACGAGGCCGTGACCGCCCTCGTCGAGTCCGTACGTGCGGCCACGGGGCAGGAGACCGGTGCCGAGGTCGTCGAGGCGCGAGCCGCCGAGGACGCTGCTCTTGCTGAGGCACTCTCCGAGCTGCGGCTGGTCAAGGACGAGTGGGAGGTCAACGAGCTCCGGCTCGCCGTGAACGCCACCATCGAGGGTTTCGCCGACATCGTCCGAGCGCTCCCTCGCGCCACCGGGCACCGCCGCGGCGAGCGTGTGATCGAGGGAGCATTCGGCGCCCGCGCCCGGGAGGAGGGCAATGGCACCGGCTACGACACCATCGCCGCCGCCGGGGACCACGCCACCACCCTGCACTGGATCCGCAACGACGGTCCGGTGCGCTCCGGTGAGCTGGTCCTCGTCGATGCCGGTGTGGAGGTCGATTCCCTCTACACCGCCGACGTCACCCGCACTCTGCCGGTCGACGGTACCTTCACCGACGTCCAGCGCCGGATCTACCAGGCCGTGCTCGATGCCGCCGACGCGGCGTTCGCCGCCGCGAAGCCTGGCCTGAAGTTCCGCGACGTGCACACAGCCGCCGTGACCGTGCTGGCGCACCGGCTCGCCGAGTGGGGCCTGCTCCCGGTCAGCGCCGAGGAAGCACTCACCCCGGATGGGCAACAGCACCGCCGGTGGATGCCGCACGGGACGAGTCACCATCTCGGCCTCGACGTGCACGACTGCGCCCAGGCTCGCCGCGAGATGTACCTCGATGCCGAGCTGGTGCCAGGGATGGTCTTCACGATCGAACCGGGCCTGTACTTCAAGGCCGACGACGAGGCAGTTCCGCCGGAGAACCGCGGGATCGGGGTCCGCATCGAGGACGACGTGCTGGTCACCGCCACCGGTGTGGAGAATCTCTCCGCAGCTCTGCCCCGGCGGTCCGATGAGGTGGAGGCCTGGATGGCCTCGTTGCGTTCCTGA
- a CDS encoding DUF4386 domain-containing protein, whose protein sequence is MTTTTPPALGTNEADEQRTRVRTARITGLLYLGLGVTGMLGFLAIRSQLFVPDDAAATLANLNAHSVLTRFGVALEMGAVIAQTLTAVWFYRLFRTMSPFAAAALAVFGLMNAVAIMGSATLLATAASVAADPGSAIAGDPAGTVQLSYVIADHFWSAGTPFFGLWLIPMGHLVLTSGWLPAPLGWTLLVGGAGYLLSAFVAYLLPGAGTLAGLLTVPATVGEFWTLGYLIAVGVRRTPAARKEV, encoded by the coding sequence ATGACCACGACCACACCGCCCGCCCTGGGCACGAACGAGGCCGACGAGCAGCGCACGCGCGTCCGGACGGCACGCATCACCGGGCTGCTCTACCTGGGCCTCGGCGTGACGGGGATGCTGGGCTTCCTGGCGATCCGCAGCCAGCTGTTCGTCCCCGACGATGCTGCTGCCACGCTGGCGAACCTGAACGCACACTCTGTCCTCACCCGATTCGGTGTCGCCTTGGAAATGGGCGCTGTCATCGCCCAGACGCTCACCGCTGTGTGGTTCTATCGCCTCTTCCGGACTATGAGCCCGTTCGCCGCGGCCGCGCTCGCAGTTTTCGGGCTGATGAACGCCGTAGCGATCATGGGAAGCGCCACTCTGCTGGCCACTGCAGCCTCAGTGGCCGCAGACCCGGGGAGCGCAATCGCCGGGGATCCCGCCGGGACGGTGCAGCTCTCCTATGTCATCGCCGACCACTTCTGGAGTGCAGGCACCCCGTTCTTCGGCCTCTGGCTGATCCCGATGGGCCACCTGGTCCTCACCTCGGGTTGGCTGCCGGCCCCGCTCGGCTGGACGCTGTTGGTCGGTGGCGCGGGCTACCTGCTGAGTGCGTTCGTGGCCTATCTCCTGCCGGGAGCAGGCACGCTCGCTGGTCTGCTCACCGTGCCCGCCACCGTGGGCGAGTTCTGGACCCTGGGATATCTGATCGCCGTCGGCGTGCGACGCACACCAGCAGCACGGAAGGAGGTGTAG
- a CDS encoding TetR/AcrR family transcriptional regulator C-terminal domain-containing protein, translating into MSDGKARAPLSRDRVLSAALRIADVDGLPAVTMRRVAGDLEVEAMSLYHHVRNKEELLDGLVESVVGEVLTEVGLAEAAASPASEDWHASLRRRCLIARTVMVRHSWAPGLIGSRPTIPAPLYLYFEEILAVLVGGGFTYHLAHQALHSLGSMALGFAQELFNPADSGGQVDEGAAEADLAAMAERLPHLTTMVAAELHDHDEDPLGWCDSQREFEFTLDLLLDGLARQLQADSV; encoded by the coding sequence ATGAGCGACGGGAAAGCGCGCGCACCACTGAGCCGCGACCGGGTGCTGTCCGCGGCTCTGAGGATCGCCGATGTCGACGGGTTGCCGGCGGTGACCATGCGCCGGGTTGCCGGCGACCTGGAGGTCGAGGCGATGTCTCTCTATCACCACGTGCGGAACAAGGAGGAACTGCTGGACGGGCTGGTGGAGTCCGTCGTCGGAGAGGTTCTGACGGAGGTCGGTCTCGCCGAGGCGGCCGCGTCACCGGCGAGTGAGGACTGGCACGCTTCCCTCAGGCGGCGGTGCCTGATCGCGCGCACCGTCATGGTGCGTCACTCGTGGGCGCCCGGGCTGATCGGGTCGCGGCCGACGATCCCGGCGCCGCTCTACCTGTACTTCGAGGAGATTCTTGCCGTACTGGTCGGTGGCGGCTTCACCTACCACCTGGCGCACCAGGCGTTGCACAGCCTGGGGAGTATGGCGCTCGGTTTCGCGCAGGAGCTGTTCAATCCCGCCGACTCAGGCGGGCAGGTCGACGAGGGGGCCGCCGAGGCCGACCTCGCGGCGATGGCCGAACGCCTCCCGCACCTGACGACGATGGTGGCCGCCGAACTGCACGATCACGATGAGGATCCGCTCGGCTGGTGCGACTCGCAGCGCGAGTTCGAGTTCACCCTCGACCTGTTGCTGGACGGGCTCGCCCGCCAACTCCAGGCGGATTCAGTATGA
- a CDS encoding DUF3107 domain-containing protein gives MDITIGVKHINRELALEVSDDADAIVAAVNEALDKAADGDSSAVLDLTDAKGRRVVVPVTSLGFVEIGAPTPRPVGFGAI, from the coding sequence GTGGACATCACCATCGGCGTCAAGCACATCAACCGCGAGCTGGCCCTGGAGGTCTCCGATGACGCGGATGCCATCGTGGCTGCCGTCAACGAGGCACTCGACAAGGCCGCCGACGGCGACTCCTCAGCCGTCCTGGACCTCACCGACGCCAAGGGGCGCCGGGTTGTCGTGCCGGTCACCTCCCTCGGATTCGTCGAGATCGGAGCGCCCACGCCGCGGCCGGTGGGCTTCGGCGCCATCTGA
- a CDS encoding DUF2079 domain-containing protein: protein MPDTEPALPDGGPSADEITSPEPGGRWGGVRGRPRLLTAAAVGVLTSAVYVLFSVRQWARFESPSWDLGIFTQLLRAYAEVRSPIVPIKGEGFMLLGDHFHPLLALLAPFYAVAPSGLTLLVLQNVLIGISAAVLTGCTVRHLGVGAGSLIGLAYGLSWGLQSAVASQFHEIALALPFLTASCAALVRRDHRAAVLWALPLLGIKEDLGLTVAMVGVVAALRGSRRLGLVTAVGGVGAFVLVTQVILPALNPDGVWDYADDSIVATLLADPGAAVGTLFTGAGAKASLVVMVFLPTAFLALRSPLALITLPTFAWRLSSDVPFHWSTDWHYSAILMPVVLCATVDALLVLRWRRYAAAIGAGLLALAVAITTQFPLWRLADAGYYRDSADVAGAEQVLAAIPDGASVATDITLMAYLAPRTTVYWVGNVSAAVGPDPVDYVVVHTGSGVYGQDPPQDVVAYATAKFPGSVFTEVLDAGGFLVAERVG, encoded by the coding sequence GTGCCGGACACCGAACCTGCCCTCCCCGACGGCGGCCCTTCCGCCGACGAGATCACCTCACCCGAGCCCGGGGGCCGGTGGGGCGGAGTACGTGGCCGCCCGCGCCTGCTGACCGCGGCGGCCGTGGGTGTACTCACCAGCGCCGTGTATGTGCTGTTCTCGGTACGGCAGTGGGCACGCTTCGAGTCACCCTCCTGGGACCTGGGCATCTTCACCCAGCTGCTGCGCGCCTATGCGGAGGTGCGCAGTCCGATCGTCCCGATCAAGGGTGAGGGGTTCATGCTCCTCGGCGATCACTTTCACCCGCTCCTGGCGCTCCTGGCTCCCTTCTACGCCGTCGCACCCTCCGGGCTGACCCTGCTGGTGCTGCAGAACGTGCTGATCGGGATCTCAGCGGCCGTGCTCACCGGGTGCACGGTCCGGCACCTGGGAGTAGGTGCCGGTTCACTCATCGGTCTCGCGTACGGACTCTCGTGGGGGCTGCAGAGCGCCGTGGCGTCCCAGTTCCACGAGATCGCACTCGCACTCCCCTTCCTGACCGCCAGCTGCGCGGCGCTGGTGCGGCGCGACCATCGGGCGGCCGTGCTGTGGGCGTTGCCGTTGCTGGGAATCAAGGAGGATCTCGGCCTGACGGTGGCGATGGTGGGCGTGGTCGCCGCGCTGCGTGGATCACGTCGGCTCGGTCTGGTAACCGCCGTCGGTGGGGTGGGGGCGTTCGTGCTGGTCACGCAGGTGATCCTCCCGGCCCTGAACCCGGACGGGGTGTGGGACTACGCCGACGATTCGATCGTGGCGACGCTACTTGCTGACCCGGGTGCCGCCGTCGGGACCTTGTTCACCGGTGCGGGCGCGAAGGCGAGCCTGGTGGTCATGGTGTTCCTGCCGACGGCGTTCCTCGCCCTGCGCAGCCCGCTCGCGCTGATCACGCTGCCCACCTTCGCGTGGCGCCTGAGCTCGGACGTGCCGTTCCACTGGAGCACCGACTGGCACTATTCAGCGATCCTGATGCCGGTGGTGCTGTGCGCCACCGTCGATGCGCTGCTGGTCCTGAGATGGCGGCGCTACGCCGCGGCGATCGGTGCGGGCCTGCTGGCACTGGCGGTGGCCATCACCACCCAGTTCCCGCTGTGGCGGCTCGCCGATGCCGGCTATTACCGTGACTCGGCCGACGTCGCGGGCGCCGAGCAGGTACTCGCGGCGATCCCTGACGGGGCGAGCGTCGCCACCGACATCACGCTCATGGCCTATCTAGCGCCCCGCACCACGGTGTACTGGGTGGGCAACGTCAGCGCAGCCGTGGGTCCCGATCCGGTCGACTACGTCGTCGTGCACACAGGCTCCGGTGTCTACGGCCAGGATCCTCCGCAGGACGTGGTCGCCTACGCGACTGCGAAGTTCCCCGGAAGCGTGTTCACCGAGGTGCTCGACGCCGGTGGGTTCCTGGTGGCCGAGCGGGTGGGGTGA